In a genomic window of Vibrio marisflavi CECT 7928:
- a CDS encoding DNA-J related domain-containing protein: protein MSEQQELTATFQTYMENPLVWPMLEVLRQRPSGWKVHTLAAHLSSLGYIPVLDPSPQKDLFKRNFLIMNALYQLQETLYPEKWLQVEAMDIVLLPITSIQGCEIDPEDPLRDYYIQWHNYEAEEGEVKRLLNEFWTKYRKHVGGTNGLDMDRAKALSLFKLPHDASQSQIRKTWRKLALKWHPDRENGNSEKFRVLCEAWHVLRH from the coding sequence ATGTCAGAGCAGCAAGAACTCACCGCAACATTCCAGACTTACATGGAAAATCCCTTGGTGTGGCCTATGTTAGAAGTACTGCGACAGAGGCCGTCGGGATGGAAAGTACATACACTCGCAGCACATCTCAGTTCTTTAGGCTACATTCCCGTTCTTGACCCTTCCCCGCAAAAAGACCTCTTCAAACGAAACTTCCTTATTATGAATGCCCTGTATCAATTACAGGAAACTTTGTATCCAGAAAAATGGTTACAAGTAGAAGCAATGGATATTGTGCTACTCCCTATTACATCAATACAAGGTTGCGAGATCGATCCTGAAGATCCTTTACGTGACTACTATATTCAGTGGCATAACTATGAAGCAGAAGAGGGAGAGGTAAAGCGCTTACTGAACGAGTTTTGGACTAAATATCGTAAGCATGTGGGTGGTACAAATGGTTTGGATATGGACCGTGCTAAGGCATTGAGTTTATTCAAACTACCACATGACGCGAGCCAGTCACAAATAAGAAAAACTTGGCGTAAGTTAGCACTCAAGTGGCACCCAGACAGAGAAAACGGAAACAGCGAAAAATTCCGCGTTCTCTGTGAAGCTTGGCATGTATTGAGGCATTAG
- a CDS encoding isopenicillin N synthase family dioxygenase, protein MKLETVDYRAPDAAEQFVKSLRETGFGVLKNHPISQDLVESIYKNWYEFFTSGPKNDYHYNVETQDGFFPAEISEVAKGHTVKDIKEYYHVYPWGQIPPELKDQILDYYRQANDFASELLSWVESYAPKEVQEKFSISLSKMMEDSEMTLLRVLHYPPMKGDEEPGAIRAAAHEDINLLTVLPAANEPGLQVKSQEGDWLDVPCDFGNLIINIGDMLQEASGGYFPSTTHRVINPTGERQEKSRISLPLFLHPKPEVVLSEKYTADSYLKERLRELGVL, encoded by the coding sequence ATGAAATTGGAAACTGTTGACTATCGTGCTCCTGATGCAGCTGAGCAATTTGTAAAATCGCTACGTGAAACTGGCTTTGGTGTTTTGAAGAACCACCCTATTTCTCAAGATCTTGTTGAGTCTATTTACAAGAATTGGTACGAGTTTTTCACTTCTGGTCCAAAAAACGATTATCACTACAATGTAGAAACTCAAGATGGTTTTTTCCCAGCTGAAATTTCTGAAGTAGCAAAAGGGCACACGGTTAAAGACATCAAAGAGTACTACCATGTCTACCCTTGGGGCCAAATTCCTCCAGAATTGAAAGATCAAATCTTAGATTACTACCGTCAAGCGAATGATTTTGCATCTGAGTTGCTAAGTTGGGTTGAATCCTACGCTCCGAAAGAAGTTCAAGAGAAGTTTTCAATTTCACTGTCAAAAATGATGGAAGATAGTGAAATGACGTTGCTTAGAGTGCTGCATTACCCACCGATGAAAGGTGACGAAGAGCCAGGAGCTATTCGGGCAGCTGCTCACGAAGACATCAATTTATTAACAGTGCTTCCAGCTGCTAATGAGCCGGGTCTGCAAGTCAAATCACAGGAAGGTGATTGGCTAGACGTACCATGTGATTTTGGTAACTTAATCATAAATATAGGTGATATGCTGCAAGAAGCATCTGGCGGGTATTTCCCAAGTACGACTCACAGAGTTATTAACCCAACTGGTGAGCGCCAAGAAAAGTCTCGAATTTCTTTGCCACTATTTTTGCACCCTAAGCCGGAAGTTGTATTGTCAGAAAAGTATACAGCTGATAGCTATTTGAAAGAGCGTTTAAGAGAGCTCGGTGTATTGTGA
- a CDS encoding molybdopterin guanine dinucleotide-containing S/N-oxide reductase: protein MKDISRRRFLKGTGLTAGALAITSISPVYATTAKSGRGFGVLTAGRMGPLLCQVQGGKLVSSTNALAQTVPNTLQVTGPDQVYTKARVKFPYVRKGFLANPSNPEGVRGKDEYVRVSWEKAYQLIHEQHMRIRKENPPSSVYAGSYGWRSSGVLHKAQTLLQRYMGMAGGYTDRMGDYSTGAAQIILPHVVGSIEVYEQQTTFPMVMEHSDVVVIWGLNPLNTLRIAWSSTDCSGLEFFHQLEKSGKTIIVIDPMKSETAEFFGDKAQWIAPNPFTDVAMMMGIAHSLISKKQHDKKFIDKYTVGFDKFEAYLLGKEDGVEKTPEWASSVCGVPAKQLEILADIFSKNRTMLMAGWGLQRQQFGEQRHWMLVTLASMLGQIGLPGGGFGFSYHYSNGGNPARTAGVLPSMTAAISDPTWPSKGSVAAFPVARIVDALESPGKTIFHNGHEVTYPDIKLIWWAGGGNFTHHQDTNRLIKAWQKPELVVISEIYWTAAAKHADIVLPITTSFERNDLTMTGDYSNQHLVPMKKVVEPEGESRSDFEVFSDMAELLKPGGKEVYTEGKNEMEWLYQFYTAAQKSGRNLRVAMPNFSEFWRENQLIEMKYNDKAAKFVRYDDFRKDPVLNPLGTPSGKIEIFSKTIEGYKLKDCPPHPTWLAPDEFLGTAKDDELQLMTSHAADRLHSQFNYAKIREDYAIANREPIWINVTDAKKRGINHGDLVRAYNKRGQVLVGAYVTDRIKQGTVCIHEGAWPDLDAKTGICKNGGANVLTLDIPTSRLSNGCAANSSLVRIEKYTGPDLELTAFVPPKIG, encoded by the coding sequence ATGAAAGATATTTCTCGTCGTAGATTTCTTAAAGGTACTGGCCTAACAGCTGGAGCGTTGGCGATAACTTCAATCTCTCCTGTTTATGCGACTACTGCAAAAAGCGGTAGAGGTTTTGGAGTGCTTACCGCGGGTAGAATGGGGCCGTTACTTTGCCAAGTGCAAGGAGGAAAGCTAGTCTCCTCAACCAATGCGCTAGCTCAAACGGTACCAAATACTTTGCAAGTGACTGGCCCGGATCAAGTTTATACCAAGGCTAGAGTCAAGTTTCCCTATGTACGTAAGGGCTTTTTAGCGAATCCAAGTAACCCAGAAGGTGTTCGAGGCAAAGATGAATATGTTCGCGTTTCTTGGGAAAAAGCGTATCAATTGATCCATGAGCAGCACATGAGAATACGTAAGGAGAATCCTCCTTCGTCGGTTTATGCTGGTTCTTATGGCTGGCGCTCAAGTGGCGTGTTGCACAAAGCACAAACGTTGTTACAGCGCTATATGGGTATGGCGGGTGGCTATACAGACCGAATGGGTGACTACTCGACAGGAGCTGCACAGATCATTCTGCCCCATGTTGTTGGCTCGATCGAGGTTTATGAGCAACAAACAACGTTCCCTATGGTCATGGAGCACAGTGACGTTGTTGTTATCTGGGGATTGAACCCGCTTAACACATTACGAATTGCGTGGTCATCCACCGATTGTTCTGGGCTAGAGTTCTTCCATCAGTTGGAAAAATCAGGCAAAACTATCATTGTCATCGACCCAATGAAATCTGAAACTGCAGAGTTCTTTGGTGACAAAGCACAATGGATTGCGCCTAATCCTTTTACTGATGTTGCTATGATGATGGGTATTGCCCATTCATTGATCAGCAAAAAACAGCATGACAAAAAATTTATCGATAAATATACGGTTGGGTTTGACAAATTTGAAGCGTATTTACTCGGTAAAGAAGACGGAGTTGAGAAAACGCCAGAGTGGGCATCTTCTGTATGTGGTGTACCTGCGAAACAACTCGAGATCTTGGCAGACATATTCAGCAAAAACCGCACTATGTTGATGGCGGGTTGGGGACTGCAGCGCCAACAGTTTGGTGAACAACGCCATTGGATGCTAGTCACATTGGCATCAATGCTTGGGCAAATTGGTTTGCCGGGTGGTGGGTTTGGCTTTTCTTATCACTACTCAAATGGCGGTAATCCAGCAAGAACCGCTGGCGTGTTGCCTTCAATGACAGCGGCCATTAGTGATCCTACTTGGCCATCGAAAGGGTCTGTTGCAGCATTTCCTGTTGCTCGGATTGTTGATGCTCTTGAGAGTCCGGGGAAAACGATTTTCCATAATGGACATGAAGTTACTTATCCTGATATCAAATTGATTTGGTGGGCAGGTGGTGGGAACTTCACGCATCATCAAGATACAAACCGATTAATTAAAGCGTGGCAAAAGCCAGAGCTGGTTGTTATTTCGGAAATTTATTGGACAGCTGCTGCTAAGCATGCAGATATTGTTCTTCCGATCACAACCTCGTTTGAGCGTAATGATTTAACGATGACAGGGGATTATTCAAATCAGCATTTGGTTCCGATGAAAAAAGTGGTAGAGCCAGAAGGGGAATCTCGAAGCGATTTTGAGGTTTTCTCTGACATGGCGGAACTCCTAAAGCCCGGCGGGAAAGAAGTTTATACCGAAGGCAAAAATGAAATGGAGTGGTTATATCAGTTTTATACAGCGGCGCAAAAGAGTGGTCGTAACCTTCGAGTAGCAATGCCAAACTTTTCAGAGTTCTGGCGTGAAAACCAGTTAATCGAGATGAAATACAACGATAAAGCGGCAAAGTTTGTTCGTTATGATGATTTTAGAAAAGATCCTGTTTTAAATCCGTTAGGTACGCCTAGTGGCAAGATTGAGATATTTTCAAAGACGATTGAAGGTTACAAACTCAAAGACTGTCCTCCGCACCCAACTTGGTTGGCCCCTGATGAATTTTTGGGTACAGCCAAAGATGATGAGCTTCAATTAATGACCTCACATGCAGCGGATAGGCTACATAGTCAGTTTAACTACGCTAAAATCCGTGAGGATTACGCGATAGCTAATCGAGAACCAATTTGGATTAATGTCACAGATGCGAAAAAACGCGGAATCAACCATGGTGACTTGGTTCGTGCCTACAATAAGCGGGGACAAGTGCTTGTTGGTGCGTACGTGACAGATCGTATCAAGCAAGGAACTGTATGTATTCATGAAGGCGCATGGCCAGATCTGGATGCAAAAACAGGTATTTGCAAAAACGGTGGAGCGAACGTGCTCACTCTAGATATTCCCACATCACGCCTATCGAATGGGTGTGCGGCTAATTCTTCGCTAGTTCGTATTGAAAAATACACAGGACCTGACCTAGAGCTTACTGCATTTGTACCACCGAAAATAGGCTAG
- a CDS encoding NapC/NirT family cytochrome c encodes MAIKKRYVLLIAIIGIGTGWITLGGTAAVLHYTSSEKFCISCHTMETPFKEYQGSVHYSNAYGIRAECADCHIPSDPIGYVITKIRATKDIYHEFITGKIDTPEKYEAHRKELAETVWAQLKANDSATCRSCHTFDAMEIYAQSKDAQKMHTYAEENNQTCIDCHKGVAHLTPEVKLDDGAYKKLLALTEKTSADAKVVYPVATISIGDLGSISPTAPLEVISNNGKERKFVLHAYQMKGAEQVLYMGEGQRSVLAQLSTKGQKSLKVGTYKTDDYGNQWRPVTLTAQTDQPVVDSLKPVWTYAEELDNVYCSTCHSKIPPKHFTVNAWGPVAKTMGSRTDITPENLELLTKFFQNHAKDITNAKH; translated from the coding sequence ATGGCTATAAAAAAGCGATATGTCCTGCTAATTGCCATCATCGGCATTGGCACAGGATGGATAACACTTGGGGGGACTGCAGCGGTTTTGCACTATACCTCGAGCGAAAAGTTCTGTATTTCTTGTCACACAATGGAAACACCTTTCAAGGAATACCAAGGCTCAGTTCACTACAGTAACGCTTATGGAATTCGAGCTGAGTGCGCGGATTGCCACATTCCTTCCGATCCAATCGGCTATGTCATCACTAAAATTCGCGCTACCAAGGACATATATCACGAATTTATCACAGGAAAGATAGACACTCCTGAAAAATACGAGGCGCACCGGAAGGAGCTGGCTGAAACAGTTTGGGCTCAGCTAAAGGCAAATGATTCAGCGACATGCCGTTCATGTCATACCTTCGATGCAATGGAAATCTATGCGCAATCCAAAGATGCACAGAAAATGCATACCTACGCAGAAGAGAACAACCAGACGTGTATCGATTGTCACAAAGGGGTAGCGCATTTAACACCTGAGGTAAAACTGGACGACGGTGCTTACAAGAAACTACTTGCATTGACCGAAAAAACGTCGGCTGACGCAAAGGTCGTTTATCCAGTTGCAACGATTTCTATTGGAGACTTAGGTTCGATTTCTCCGACAGCGCCGCTTGAAGTAATTTCCAACAATGGCAAAGAGAGAAAATTTGTTCTACACGCTTATCAAATGAAAGGTGCTGAGCAAGTTCTTTACATGGGGGAAGGTCAACGTTCAGTCTTAGCTCAACTGAGTACAAAAGGGCAGAAGTCTCTAAAAGTTGGCACTTACAAAACCGATGACTATGGCAATCAATGGCGTCCAGTAACGCTGACTGCACAAACGGATCAGCCAGTTGTCGATTCCCTTAAGCCTGTTTGGACTTATGCCGAAGAGTTAGACAATGTCTACTGCTCAACATGTCACTCAAAGATTCCTCCTAAGCACTTTACTGTTAATGCATGGGGACCTGTAGCGAAAACAATGGGGTCAAGAACTGACATAACTCCTGAAAACTTGGAATTACTGACGAAGTTCTTCCAAAACCACGCTAAAGATATTACTAACGCCAAGCATTAA
- a CDS encoding CreA family protein produces MKAKLAIIALSSLALFGCDNNEVGDVSLGLFTMKDIKLNHFQDPVVTGVTCHVASIDAKMSLSDPSDSSIACRQTGPITPQMIAKIDKSKSGDVIFKQSKSIFFKHMKVRRIYDPETQTLMYLSYSTKETSGSFKHSLSTVPLWGTQAYVQPNVASEKS; encoded by the coding sequence ATGAAAGCCAAGCTAGCAATAATAGCCCTCTCCTCTCTTGCACTTTTCGGCTGTGATAACAATGAAGTAGGCGATGTAAGTTTAGGTCTCTTCACCATGAAAGACATCAAACTGAATCACTTCCAAGACCCTGTGGTTACTGGCGTAACCTGTCATGTTGCATCTATTGACGCAAAGATGAGCCTCTCTGATCCGAGTGACAGTTCAATTGCATGTCGCCAAACAGGCCCAATCACACCACAAATGATTGCTAAGATTGATAAGTCGAAGTCAGGGGACGTGATCTTTAAGCAGTCAAAAAGTATTTTCTTTAAGCATATGAAAGTGAGAAGAATATACGACCCGGAGACGCAAACGTTAATGTATCTTTCCTACTCAACAAAAGAAACATCCGGTAGTTTTAAGCACAGCCTCTCGACAGTACCTTTGTGGGGAACACAGGCCTACGTTCAGCCTAACGTAGCATCTGAGAAGTCATAA
- a CDS encoding ATP-dependent zinc protease family protein, with amino-acid sequence MNQTWKAIVVLFIGSSLMACSTTGKPPASDTKQQKTANSTANDKKPQYGHVSPSEEVVKASPKPKPQPKKKVAKVKHTSDGKTILGSKEWVHIPGLEESFKARVDSGAKTSSISALDIVLFERDGKDWVKFTVVHDSVKSKEMALPVERWAKVRQASSEEEVRPVVISWVELGDIREKTEFTLTDRTQMDFPVILGRNFFKDIAIVDVGQEYVQGTK; translated from the coding sequence ATGAATCAGACATGGAAAGCAATTGTTGTTTTATTTATAGGTAGCAGTTTGATGGCTTGCTCAACGACGGGTAAACCGCCGGCATCAGATACCAAACAGCAAAAAACGGCAAACTCTACAGCCAATGACAAGAAGCCACAATATGGTCATGTATCTCCGTCTGAAGAGGTTGTCAAAGCCAGTCCGAAACCAAAACCGCAGCCAAAGAAAAAAGTTGCTAAGGTCAAACATACCAGCGACGGTAAGACTATATTAGGCTCTAAAGAGTGGGTTCATATTCCAGGGTTAGAAGAAAGTTTTAAGGCTAGAGTCGATTCTGGGGCGAAAACGTCATCGATTAGTGCACTAGATATTGTCTTGTTCGAGCGTGATGGTAAAGACTGGGTCAAGTTCACAGTGGTACATGACTCAGTTAAGTCTAAGGAAATGGCTTTGCCAGTAGAGAGGTGGGCTAAGGTCCGCCAAGCAAGTTCAGAAGAGGAAGTGCGACCAGTGGTTATTTCTTGGGTAGAGCTAGGTGATATCCGAGAAAAAACAGAGTTTACGCTAACTGATAGAACACAAATGGATTTTCCAGTGATTCTTGGTCGAAACTTCTTTAAGGATATTGCTATTGTTGATGTTGGACAAGAGTACGTTCAGGGCACTAAGTGA
- a CDS encoding aromatic amino acid transaminase encodes MFSNLPTPSLDPILSLSVAFRSDTRPDKVDLGIGVYRNSLGETPIMNAVQSAQEKLAQTQSTKAYVGLAGCEEFNQSMIDLLLKGTSAYDRCTAVQTPGASGALRMLGDLVKVAQPNSTVWISNPSYVNHRPVMEAAGLKVKQYSYFDPATKQVNASRMLEEIAKAGSNDIVLLHGCCHNPTGADIDFSVWQEIASLAKKNGFTPFVDIAYQGFGDGLEEDAKGLQFLADNVEEMLITTSCSKNFGLYRERTGAAIVVGKSLTEASNAKGKILNLARATYTMPPDHGAAIVKTILQDNALTENWKKELNEMQGRLVNLRKALCQEIRDVYNTSQFDFIEKHKGMFSVLGFTENQMTQLRENYGVYGVGDGRINIAGLTENHIPYVANAIVEVS; translated from the coding sequence ATGTTTTCAAATTTACCAACCCCTTCACTTGACCCGATTTTATCCTTATCCGTTGCTTTTCGAAGTGACACACGACCAGACAAAGTTGACCTAGGAATAGGCGTTTATCGCAATAGCTTAGGTGAAACGCCAATCATGAACGCTGTTCAATCAGCTCAAGAAAAGTTAGCCCAGACACAAAGCACTAAAGCGTATGTTGGTTTAGCAGGCTGTGAAGAGTTTAATCAGTCAATGATTGACTTGTTGCTAAAGGGCACCAGTGCCTACGACAGGTGTACAGCGGTCCAAACTCCAGGCGCTAGTGGCGCCCTTAGAATGCTAGGTGATTTGGTCAAAGTAGCTCAGCCAAATAGTACCGTATGGATTTCGAACCCAAGTTACGTAAACCATCGACCTGTTATGGAAGCTGCAGGATTAAAAGTAAAGCAGTATAGCTACTTCGATCCTGCGACGAAACAAGTGAATGCTTCTCGAATGTTAGAAGAGATAGCAAAGGCAGGTTCAAATGACATTGTGCTGCTACACGGATGCTGCCATAACCCAACGGGTGCTGATATCGATTTCAGTGTATGGCAAGAAATCGCGAGTCTAGCTAAAAAGAATGGGTTTACACCATTCGTTGATATTGCCTACCAAGGTTTTGGAGATGGTTTAGAAGAAGATGCGAAAGGTCTGCAATTCTTAGCTGATAACGTTGAAGAGATGTTAATCACCACTTCTTGTTCGAAGAACTTTGGACTTTACCGTGAACGTACTGGTGCGGCTATCGTTGTTGGAAAATCATTGACTGAAGCGTCCAATGCAAAGGGTAAGATCCTTAACCTCGCTAGAGCAACGTATACCATGCCACCAGACCACGGTGCCGCTATAGTGAAAACTATCTTGCAAGATAACGCTTTAACTGAAAACTGGAAGAAAGAGTTGAACGAAATGCAAGGCCGATTGGTGAACTTGCGTAAGGCACTATGTCAGGAGATTCGTGACGTTTACAATACTTCACAGTTTGATTTTATAGAAAAGCACAAAGGTATGTTTTCCGTGCTAGGCTTTACTGAGAATCAAATGACACAACTGCGTGAAAACTATGGTGTTTACGGAGTGGGTGATGGCCGAATCAACATTGCAGGCTTAACTGAAAATCATATCCCATACGTAGCAAATGCCATAGTAGAGGTCTCGTAA
- the nrdG gene encoding anaerobic ribonucleoside-triphosphate reductase-activating protein codes for MNYHKYYPVDVVNGEGTRCTLFVSGCEHQCRGCYNQSTWSPSSGKRYSHELEEQIIADLLDSRIKRKGLSLSGGDPLHPKNLDAILQLVTRVKKECQGKDIWMWTGYTLEQLDSKQKQIVDMVDVLVDGKFDQERADPSLVWRGSSNQIIHRFK; via the coding sequence ATGAACTACCACAAATATTATCCTGTTGATGTTGTAAACGGCGAAGGTACTCGCTGCACACTATTTGTGTCTGGCTGTGAGCATCAATGCCGCGGTTGTTACAATCAATCTACATGGTCACCGAGTTCTGGAAAGCGATACAGCCACGAGCTTGAAGAGCAAATCATTGCGGATTTATTGGATAGCAGGATTAAGCGCAAAGGGTTATCGCTTTCTGGTGGTGACCCACTGCACCCAAAAAACTTAGACGCGATTTTGCAGCTTGTTACCAGAGTAAAAAAAGAGTGCCAAGGAAAAGATATTTGGATGTGGACCGGTTATACGCTCGAACAATTAGACAGTAAACAGAAGCAAATTGTAGACATGGTCGATGTTCTCGTTGATGGAAAGTTTGACCAAGAACGCGCGGATCCGAGTTTAGTTTGGCGTGGTAGCTCTAACCAAATTATCCATCGTTTTAAATAA
- the nrdD gene encoding anaerobic ribonucleoside-triphosphate reductase, with protein MNIKKTNNRVVVKRDGAKVPFDAGLIRVAVNAAAESVTNSTIDNLGDVVASNVDEILLDCVEISIQEIQRKVESELMHLEEDVARAYIEYRHDRDIEREKISALSSEIAGLVEQSNADLLNENANKDSKVIPTQRDLLAGIVSKHYAKNHMLSRDIVQAHESGQIHYHDLDYSPFFPMFNCMIVDLENMLTNGFRMGNAEIETPKSIQTATAVTAQIVAQVASHTYGGTTLNRLDEVLAPYVTASFQKHLSVAQEWQIDQAKEYAIKLTEKEVFDAFQSLEYEVNTLFSSNGQTPFLSIGIGLGTSWEARLIQKAIFDNRIAGLGKNKKTAVFPKLIFSIKDGINHKESDPNYDIKQLALKCASKRMYPDILNYDKVVEVTGSFKAPMGCRSFLSRFVDEDGNEVHEGRNNLGVVSLNLPRIALEANGNEERFYQLLDERIVLVRKALDTRIDRLRGVKARVAPILYTEGALGVRLQPEDDVIDIFKNGRASISMGYIGIHETINALYVENGEHIFDSEQLRQKGLAIVDYLKKAVLQWKDETGWGYSLYSTPSENLCTRFCALDTKEFGVIEQVTDKGYYTNSFHLDVEKKVNPYDKIDFEMPYPELANGGFICYGEYPNIQHNLEALENVWDYSYSRVPYYGTNTPIDECYECGFTGEFSCTSKGFECPKCGNHDSKKVSVTRRVCGYLGSPDARPFNFGKQEEVKRRVKHM; from the coding sequence ATGAATATCAAGAAAACAAACAATCGTGTCGTAGTAAAGCGGGATGGCGCTAAGGTACCATTTGATGCAGGTTTGATTCGAGTCGCGGTGAATGCGGCAGCTGAAAGCGTAACGAACTCAACAATCGATAACCTAGGTGATGTAGTAGCTTCCAACGTCGACGAGATCTTACTAGATTGCGTAGAAATCAGTATTCAAGAAATACAACGCAAGGTTGAATCTGAGCTGATGCACCTTGAAGAAGATGTCGCTCGAGCTTACATCGAGTATCGCCACGACCGAGATATAGAGCGAGAAAAAATAAGTGCATTAAGTTCAGAAATCGCTGGTCTTGTCGAGCAAAGCAATGCTGACTTACTGAATGAAAACGCTAACAAAGATTCTAAAGTCATCCCGACTCAAAGGGATTTGTTAGCGGGAATCGTCTCTAAGCACTATGCAAAGAACCACATGTTGTCACGCGACATCGTACAGGCACACGAATCAGGTCAGATACACTACCATGACTTGGACTACTCGCCGTTTTTCCCAATGTTCAACTGCATGATCGTCGATCTAGAGAACATGTTAACCAACGGTTTTCGAATGGGGAATGCAGAGATTGAAACGCCTAAGTCGATTCAAACTGCGACCGCTGTCACTGCACAGATTGTGGCACAAGTTGCCAGCCACACTTACGGTGGGACAACGCTAAATAGACTCGACGAAGTGCTCGCACCCTATGTCACTGCAAGTTTTCAAAAACACCTATCTGTAGCGCAAGAGTGGCAAATTGACCAAGCAAAAGAATATGCAATCAAACTGACCGAAAAAGAAGTTTTTGACGCATTTCAGTCACTAGAGTACGAAGTAAACACGTTGTTCTCTAGCAACGGACAAACACCATTTTTATCAATCGGTATTGGTCTTGGCACTAGCTGGGAAGCGAGGCTCATTCAAAAAGCAATCTTTGATAACAGGATTGCAGGTTTGGGTAAGAATAAGAAAACTGCTGTATTCCCTAAGTTAATTTTCAGCATTAAAGACGGAATAAACCACAAGGAATCAGATCCAAACTACGATATCAAACAACTAGCTCTAAAATGTGCGTCTAAACGTATGTACCCTGATATCTTAAACTACGACAAAGTAGTAGAAGTTACAGGTTCATTTAAAGCACCAATGGGGTGCCGCAGTTTCCTAAGCCGTTTTGTTGACGAGGACGGTAACGAGGTTCATGAAGGTAGAAATAACCTAGGAGTAGTGAGCCTCAATTTGCCGCGTATTGCTTTAGAAGCGAATGGTAATGAAGAGCGGTTCTATCAACTTCTCGATGAACGCATTGTGCTAGTACGCAAAGCACTAGATACCAGAATTGACCGTTTACGTGGTGTGAAAGCAAGAGTGGCCCCAATTCTGTATACCGAAGGTGCTCTGGGTGTTCGTTTGCAACCAGAAGACGATGTCATTGATATTTTTAAAAATGGCCGAGCTTCGATTTCAATGGGTTACATCGGTATTCACGAAACCATTAATGCACTTTATGTAGAAAACGGTGAACACATTTTCGATAGCGAACAGTTGCGTCAAAAAGGACTAGCTATCGTTGACTACCTTAAGAAAGCGGTCCTGCAATGGAAAGATGAGACAGGATGGGGCTACAGCCTTTATAGCACACCTTCAGAAAATCTCTGTACTCGATTCTGCGCGTTGGATACCAAAGAATTTGGCGTTATTGAACAAGTGACGGACAAAGGGTACTACACAAACAGTTTCCACTTAGATGTTGAAAAAAAGGTAAACCCATACGACAAAATTGACTTCGAGATGCCTTATCCGGAGTTAGCCAATGGAGGCTTTATTTGTTATGGAGAGTACCCAAATATCCAGCACAACTTGGAAGCACTTGAAAATGTGTGGGATTATTCGTACTCGCGAGTACCTTACTATGGTACGAATACACCAATTGATGAATGCTATGAATGTGGTTTTACAGGTGAGTTTTCCTGTACTAGTAAAGGCTTTGAATGCCCCAAATGTGGCAACCATGACTCTAAAAAAGTGTCGGTGACTCGTCGAGTCTGTGGTTATTTAGGCTCACCAGATGCTAGACCCTTTAATTTCGGTAAGCAAGAAGAAGTAAAACGACGCGTTAAGCACATGTAA